The genomic DNA ATGAAATAAATAAGTTTCTTGACTTACTAAAGAAATACACTTTCTTAAATCCCTCAAATTTATTTCTTTAATAGAAATGCCATCCAAGGTTATTGACCCATTTTTACTATCGTAAATCCTAAGTAGTAATTTTATTATTGTACTTTTACCAGAACCTGTTAAACCAACAATTCCTAATGTTGAGTTATTTTCAATTTTAAAATTTATGTTTTTTAAAGTTAAATCTCGTCCAGGATAATTAAAATTTACATTATTAAAAATAATTTCTCCTTTGATATCATTAGGTTCAATTTTTATTTTTCCATCTTTTATTTTTATAGGCGTATCTATGAGATCAATTACTCTATCTATTGAAGCCATAGATCTCTGAAAATCATCTAAAACGTGCCCCAAAGTAGTTAAAGGCCATAATAGTCTCTGTGTAATAAACACTAAAAAACTATAAGTTCCTACATCAAGTGTCTTATTCCAAGTTTGGAAACCACCAATTAATAGAATCGCTACAAAAGCAAATAAGATTGCAAACCTTATAAGAGGGATAAAAGCTGAGGATAATTTTATTGCAGCCTTGTTACTTCTTTGATAATCGAGACTTTCTTTATTTAATCTATTTAGTTCCCATTTTTCTTTAGTAAAACTTTTTATAGTTAGAATTCCACTCAAATTATTATTAAGTCTTGATGCCAATAGTCCAGCTTTATTTCTAACATCTCTATATTTTGGAGCAAGCTTCCTTTGAAATTTAATTGATCCTAAAAATATAATTGGAATAGGAAAGAAAGCAAATAAAGCGATTTTTGGAGCGACATAAATCATAGTTCCCCCAATTATTAAGACAGTTATAAATAACTGAACAATCTGATTAGCCCCTTGGTCTAGAAATCTCTCGAGTTGATTTATATCGTCATTCAAAATAGATAAAAGCCTTCCAGTATTATCATTTTCAAAAAAATCCATATCTAATTCCTGGATATGCTCATAAGCTTTTATTCTTAATTTATGCTGCGATAGCTGAGCCAAATTTCTCCATAAAATCGAATATAAATATTCAAAGGAGGATTCACCAGACCAAACTATCCCTGAAGCTAATGCAAGAAAAATCAATTGTGCTGGAACTTCTTTTATTCCTAAACCAGCAATCCATGAATTCTGTTCCTTAACAACGATATCCACCGCAAGACCAATTATTACAGGGGGGGCTAAATCTAATATTTTATTAATTATGGAACTAAGAAAAGCAAAAAATAGTAGCCTTCTTTCTTCAACTAAATTCAAATAAAGTCTAATTATTGGATTTTGATTGTTCTTAGACCTCATAAAAATAATAATTAAATTTTTCTATTATGATTTAAATTTTCCTTAGTTTCTAATTTACATTTTGTTTTTGCATCTTGATGACTTGCAGTTTGCATAAATTCTTCGTAGTAGCAATCACAAGTTTCATTGGCAATTTCTTCACTATATACCATTTCTGCTTTCACCATCTCCTCTTTGACACTCTGAAGACAAAATAATTTTATGATTGAATTTTGTTTCGTTTGAGCTAAAAAATAACTATTAAAGGAGTTGAATAGTATTATCAGATTCACAAAAATAAAGAATTTATATTTGCTTGCTTTCATTCTCTATACCTAGTTTCTGACTTTAATTTTTTTTAATTTATTTTTAGTTTCTCTATGAAGATCTCTGGGTAAATCTACCAAACTGTAATCATTAAAAATCTGTATCTTGCCAATGGATCTACCATTTATATTAGTTGAATTACAAATTGAGGATATAATATTTGCAACTCTAACCCCATCAAATTTACCAAAATTAAATTTGTAGGTTTCAAAAGAATCATTTTGATAATTATTTCTTCTATTTGAATTTCTCATACGATTATTAATATTTCTATTTGATCTATTTCGATCAGTATTATTTTGTTTATTAATCCAAGAATCATCTCCATTAACAAAAAATGATTTATTACCTATTACTAAACTAATCGCCGCCATCGCAATATTTGAGTCATCCATAGAGTATTTTTCTTTTAAATTATCTAGTACATCAATAATCAAAGCTTTATTTTCTTCATTTTCATCTTTAGCTAAATAACTCTCATTAACATTATCTATAAGTTTCTCCATCCTTTTTTCATTTATTATTTTATTACTTGGTATATTAATTTCTTCAATCTTGGTTCTTGTTGAGTTTTCTAAGTTTCTTAGAAAATGTTTTTCTCTTTGATTAACAAATAAAATTGCTTCTCCTGATCTGCCTGCTCTTCCAGTTCTTCCAATTCTATGAGTATATGTTTCCTTATCAAAAGGAAAATCGTAATTAACAACAAGTTTTATCCTCTCAACATCTAATCCTCTAGCTGCTACATCAGTTGCAACAAGGATATTAATAAATCCTTTTTTTAATCTATCTACAGTATTTTCTCTTTGATTTTGAGGTATATCTCCATTAAGAACTGCCACAGTATGTCCTGAATTTTCAAGTGCTTCAGCTATTGAAATAGTAAGTAGTTTTGTCCTCACAAAAATAATTACTCCCTCGTTATTAATTTCTAATATTCTTTTTAAAGCATCTAACTTATAATGCCTTTGTACATATAGAAATTTTTGCGAAATTAATTGAGTTTCCTTTTTGATGCTTTTGATTAATATTTCGGCGGGATCATTTAGATATTTTTTTGCTATATTTCTTATCTCACTAGGCATTGTTGCTGAAAACAATACCATCTGCTTATTTTCAGGAAGTTGATCTATTATCCATTCAATATCCTCAAGAAAACCCATATTTAACATTTCATCTGCCTCATCTAAAACAAGACAATTTATATCTTTAATTTTAAAAGTCCCCTGCCTTATATGATCCATTATTCGGCCTGGGGTTCCAACTACTACATCAACTTTTCTTTTTAAAGCAGAAATTTGAT from Prochlorococcus marinus XMU1402 includes the following:
- a CDS encoding DEAD/DEAH box helicase translates to MAFKKDSKSLGSDQEKSQNEDSSLLEFKNFENKKEIESQPLKVSKGNDNENGFLDFGFNQSILNSLRNKGYKNPTPIQKAAIPELMLGRDLLGQAQTGTGKTAAFALPLIEKLSDNKELNAKVLVMTPTRELATQVAESFKSYSSESSNFKTVAIYGGTDYRNQISALKRKVDVVVGTPGRIMDHIRQGTFKIKDINCLVLDEADEMLNMGFLEDIEWIIDQLPENKQMVLFSATMPSEIRNIAKKYLNDPAEILIKSIKKETQLISQKFLYVQRHYKLDALKRILEINNEGVIIFVRTKLLTISIAEALENSGHTVAVLNGDIPQNQRENTVDRLKKGFINILVATDVAARGLDVERIKLVVNYDFPFDKETYTHRIGRTGRAGRSGEAILFVNQREKHFLRNLENSTRTKIEEINIPSNKIINEKRMEKLIDNVNESYLAKDENEENKALIIDVLDNLKEKYSMDDSNIAMAAISLVIGNKSFFVNGDDSWINKQNNTDRNRSNRNINNRMRNSNRRNNYQNDSFETYKFNFGKFDGVRVANIISSICNSTNINGRSIGKIQIFNDYSLVDLPRDLHRETKNKLKKIKVRN
- a CDS encoding ABC transporter ATP-binding protein, translated to MRSKNNQNPIIRLYLNLVEERRLLFFAFLSSIINKILDLAPPVIIGLAVDIVVKEQNSWIAGLGIKEVPAQLIFLALASGIVWSGESSFEYLYSILWRNLAQLSQHKLRIKAYEHIQELDMDFFENDNTGRLLSILNDDINQLERFLDQGANQIVQLFITVLIIGGTMIYVAPKIALFAFFPIPIIFLGSIKFQRKLAPKYRDVRNKAGLLASRLNNNLSGILTIKSFTKEKWELNRLNKESLDYQRSNKAAIKLSSAFIPLIRFAILFAFVAILLIGGFQTWNKTLDVGTYSFLVFITQRLLWPLTTLGHVLDDFQRSMASIDRVIDLIDTPIKIKDGKIKIEPNDIKGEIIFNNVNFNYPGRDLTLKNINFKIENNSTLGIVGLTGSGKSTIIKLLLRIYDSKNGSITLDGISIKEINLRDLRKCISLVSQETYLFHGSVQENIAYGSINPSLKDIIQASKIAEAHKFIEQLPDGYKTIVGERGQRLSGGQRQRIALARAVLKDAPILILDEATASVDNETEALIQKSLSKITKERTTIVIAHRLSTIKNADNIVVIDKGKIVESGKHERLLDQDKIYADLWNVQVGI